The following proteins are encoded in a genomic region of Portunus trituberculatus isolate SZX2019 chromosome 13, ASM1759143v1, whole genome shotgun sequence:
- the LOC123503116 gene encoding THO complex subunit 4-like — MVNKMDMSLDDIIKANKIKGGLRRGGGAAGRGRGRGGGGGGGGGGGAGRGVRRGFGAGMGRGRPSPGQRPQGGGRTNFGQRGNVDGRWSHDLYQGGGGGGGGGLRQMSGPSKLLISNLDFGVSDSDIHELFGEFGAMRNAAVHYDRSGRSLGTAHVVFERQADASKAIKQYNGVLLDGRAMNITIEGGNTSGRLTTAAPVKRLQGGPKPVGGGYGGGRGSRGMRGNTRGRGGGGGRGGRGFGRGARAKVPTAEELDAELDAYVNQVNK; from the exons ATGGTGAACAAGATGGACATGAGCCTGGATGACATTATCAAGGCCAACAAGATCAAGGGCGGCCtgcggagaggtggaggggctgcggggcgtgggcgtgggcgtggaggaggaggaggaggaggtggtggtggtggtgctggccgGGGCGTGAGGCGGGGCTTCGGGGCCGGGATGGGGCGCGGTAGACCCTCACCGGGGCAGCGACCACAAGGAGGCGGTAGGACCAATTTTGGACAAAGG GGCAATGTTGATGGTCGGTGGAGCCACGATTTGTACCaaggtggaggcggcggcggcggtggcggtctGCGGCAAATGTCCGGACCATCCAAGCTTCTCATCTCCAACCTGGACTTCGGCGTGTCAGATTCAGACATTCAC gaaCTGTTTGGAGAGTTTGGCGCCATGAGGAATGCAGCAGTTCACTACGACCGTTCAGGGCGGTCGCTGGGCACCGCTCATGTGGTGTTTGAGAGGCAAGCTGATGCCAGCAAGGCCATCAAGCAGTACAACGGTGTGCTGCTGGACGGGCGGGCCATGAACATCACCATCGAGGGCGGCAACACGTCAGGCCGCCTCACCACAGCAGCACCGGTCAAGAGGCTTCAGGGAGGACCCAAACCTGTGGGAGGAGGctatg GAGGTGGCCGGGGCAGCAGAGGCATGCGAGGCAAcacaaggggaagaggaggaggaggcggccgGGGGGGCAGAGGCTTTGGGCGGGGGGCAAGGGCCAAGGTGCCCACTGCTGAAGAGTTGGATGCCGAGCTAGACGCCTATGTCAACCAGGTCAACAAGTGA
- the LOC123503115 gene encoding LOW QUALITY PROTEIN: seminal metalloprotease 1-like (The sequence of the model RefSeq protein was modified relative to this genomic sequence to represent the inferred CDS: inserted 1 base in 1 codon), with protein MVPRRPQHTPHWKARHYALCWRAGRSGSDKTSAAPTLQQEDHHHHQHYCCLLMQPNHPFHSSFIHLPPVHSCAAFRLSTCAHPSTRRERVPSSSASMMPRLLLLLALVALCSAAPRDPHIIALDEKSVYLEADILPDKEQVQNKMAVRDNHRLWPGGRLLYELAFDTENNPYVRDLILSAVDEINTEGCVTLXRASRSDVDHVSIRLGSDYSSHFGRQGGAQNLTVVAETIHRGSVMHELMHALGFGHEHNRPDRDDYVVIDFGNIQDAAKPYFKKYTPKDPVKDEQLAYDYLSLMHATDMYDDRVNIDTSKPVIWRKDGGQDLGQRSMLTPLDKQRLRKIYSCEVCKTETANNKLFRYPGDCSKYISCSNTFPYVMNCPSGLHFSLDYNRCEYPITANCTNLTSV; from the exons ATGGTACCACGGCGCCCGCAACACACACCCCACTGGAAGGCTCGTCACTATGCTCTTTGCTggcg TGCTGGGAGGAGTGGGAGTGACAAGACTTCTGCAGCTCCCACCCTTCAAcaagaagaccaccaccaccaccaacactactgctGTCTCCTAATGCAGCCTAACCaccccttccactcctccttcatccacttGCCGCCAGTCCATTCCTGCGCTGCCTTTCGTCTCAGCAcctgt GCTCACCCCAgcaccagaagagagagagtgccatCCAGTAGTGCCAGTATGATGCCaaggctgctcctcctcctggcccttGTGGCACTGTGCTCG GCTGCCCCGAGAGACCCTCATATCATTGCACTGGATGAGAAATCAG tttATCTTGAAGCTGATATTCTCCCAGAcaag gaaCAGGTGCAGAACAAGATGGCAGTGAGGGACAACCACAGACTCTGGCCGGGGGGTCGGCTGCTGTACGAACTTGCTTTTGACACAGAGAACAATCCGTACG TGAGGGATTTAATTCTCTCTGCGGTGGATGAGATCAACACTGAAGGCTGTGTCACTC GCCGCGCCTCTCGCTCAGATGTGGACCACGTATCCATCCGTCTTGGCAGCGATTACTCTTCTCACTTTGGACGGCAGGGGGGCGCTCAGAACCTTACAGTGGTGGCTGAAACCATACATAGGGGGTCAGTTATGCACGAACTGATGCATGCACTGG ggtTCGGACATGAGCACAACAGACCAGACCGAGATGACTATGTGGTAATTGACTTTGGCAACATCCAGGATGCCGCCAAGCCTTACTTCAAGAAATACAC gccCAAAGACCCAGTGAAGGACGAGCAGCTTGCCTACGACTACCTGAGCCTGATGCACGCCACAGACATGTACGACGACAGAGTGAACATTGACACCTCCAAGCCTGTCATCTGGAGGAAAGACGGAGgccagg aCTTAGGACAGAGGAGCATGCTGACCCCACTAGACAAACAAAGGCTGAGGAAAATCTACAGCTGTGAAGTGTGCAAGACTGAGACAGCAA ACAACAAGCTGTTCAGATACCCCGGGGACTGTTCCAAGTACATTTCCTGCTCCAACACCTTCCCATATGTCATGAACTGCCCCTCTGGTCTTCACTTCAGTCTGGACTACAACCGCTGTGAATATCCCATCACTGCCAACTGCACCAACCTCACTAGTGTTTAG